The genome window GAATAAAACTGCTTCAACGGATATCTTCCTTTAACTCCAACAATCAACGGATAGGTTCCAAACTGCCGCATAAACGTCGTATTGCCATCATAAATTTCCGCGTACAGATCTTTCATTATTGTTCCTGTTGGAACAACCTTCTGCAACATAGGAAAATCAATTTCCTGACGAATCTGATTGCGCCATTTCCAATACCACTGCTTGTTTTTTCGCAGAAACTTGTCTCCGATTTCAAATAATTTTGTTCCTTCAAAGAGCGCTGCCTGTCGGATGTTAATTCTTCGCAGCCACCAATCATTTTCGATGACTTTCTTCAAATGTTCCATATTGATTTCATGCGTTTTTCTGCTTTCATCCGCAAGCCCAAAAATGATGTTAATCCCTGGCAAATATCTGGGCATGCCATTTGGCCCACGCTCTTTTCCGAATTTATTGATCGATTCAATCGCTTTCATCGCGACTGGTGCGCTGCAATTGAGCAGATTTGCTTTGGTAACCGCGGGATCAAAACTTTCAATCCCAAACGCCGCGATATTTCCTTCTGTGCAATATTCAACAATTGCTTTTGTGATTGCTTCCCCTTTTGGTGTTGCGACAAAAATGGGATTCACGTTGTCAATGTGCAACACTTTTATTTCTGGACACGCTTCTCGTATGCTTTTGAGAAGGCCAATCGGATCAGGCAATGAATAAAAGCAGGTTTGTTTTCCTAGACGGAAAAATCGTTCGCCAATATCGTAAAGTTTCTTGACTTCTGCGATGATTTCCGCATTATTTCTGTACAGCACTTTGCTTTTCAGCGGTTCTGTGCAAAAACTGCATTTGCCGACATTACAGCCTTTTCCTGTTTCGATTTCCAGCATTTTATACCATGGAATTTGCCCGACAATTTCCGCGCCTTCCACACTCA of Candidatus Woesearchaeota archaeon contains these proteins:
- a CDS encoding radical SAM protein, with the protein product MTYAILDCYTDEPAGLGVPPYLGTYPRYLYGYLKKNFPNEEIYYFTIDDLRLWKKWGMKDPNINLPKSKTTNITVYNLTKNHEKIAEILSDETTEVIVILGVHVPGKYLSAMPGTLKEVTPLIAGLPCKKILTGPAIFGTQMFGGQFTEHIDNTVFETRAYNFTFAEIAALSVEGAEIVGQIPWYKMLEIETGKGCNVGKCSFCTEPLKSKVLYRNNAEIIAEVKKLYDIGERFFRLGKQTCFYSLPDPIGLLKSIREACPEIKVLHIDNVNPIFVATPKGEAITKAIVEYCTEGNIAAFGIESFDPAVTKANLLNCSAPVAMKAIESINKFGKERGPNGMPRYLPGINIIFGLADESRKTHEINMEHLKKVIENDWWLRRINIRQAALFEGTKLFEIGDKFLRKNKQWYWKWRNQIRQEIDFPMLQKVVPTGTIMKDLYAEIYDGNTTFMRQFGTYPLIVGVKGRYPLKQFYSVKITKHQLRSLTGEVVE